In a genomic window of Chrysemys picta bellii isolate R12L10 chromosome 1, ASM1138683v2, whole genome shotgun sequence:
- the ATN1 gene encoding atrophin-1 isoform X3, with translation MFSSNWAKENGGPTPKRMKTRQNKDSMSMRSGRKKETPGPREELRSRGRASPGGISTSSSDGKTEKSRQTNKKGRVEESCTPKGNKQGRMEEISESEGEDSNAPKKTKTEELPCPQSPSDVDSLDGHSFNDEMSSDPRDIDQDNRSTSPSVYSPGSVENDSDSSSVLSQGPSHSYHHPSLFPQSPPPAPPIDSLARPLEPGFSLAGEVHPQAPAGGYHSQLETQASRIFQAQAPPVPASSSSSSATHAPLYPTASVVQGGPKATTGGGGLPVPGGREQTLGAKHNPPPTTPISLASVAGGLPPQKTSPGNPLVAPPASAPSFPHVTANLPPPPALRPLNNASTNSNSPGMVGQALSGHLPSPHGMGQDKAPAPPPSRYPYAPPPPSSSAQYPPPPPAQALPSYSASYAHSFPPPSGLSISSQPPKYTQPSLPSQPVWSQGPPPYGRPLGNTSSHPTASFPGQPSQQPPQQHHHHGHGTGGGVSPATAAPPQPPGGYPHPLESGTHHPSHVAYGLRLYPPHSQASYSQAPSASSSSSSSSSSSSSSSQGTYPGVCAHPQGQSPAAYAFPPPPPPSPAHGAGPPVTSASVTLSTVIATMASSSAPYKTVSPPAPPSTVAPYGKRAGSPAPTFQPPAPYKPGSPPSSSSSSFRAATPPGYRMTSSPAAGSYKAPSPAPTAPPLPGGMAAPAPHLPPLPLSAAQIKQEPSEEYEPPESPMPLARSPSPAPKVVDVPSHASQSARFNKHLDRGFNSCSRTDLYFVPLDGSKLAKKRADLVEKVRREAEQKAREEKEREREREREKEREREKERELERSVKMAQEGRPVECSSLGPVAHRPSFEQGSAVATVPPYLGPDTPALRTLSEYARPHVMSPSNRNHPFYVPLGAVDPGLLGYNVPAIYSSDPATRERELREREARERDLRDRDLRERLKPGFEVKPAELEQLHAVPAAAMDPFPRHGGLALQAAPGLHPAFPFHPGLGHLERERLALATGPALRPDMSYAERLAAERQHAERVAALSNDPLARLQMLNVTPHHHQHSHIHSHLHLHQQDAIHAAAPYRDLPGSLSAPMSAAHQLQAMHAQSAELQRLALEQQQWLHAHHPLHGVPLPTQEDYYSHLKKENDKPL, from the exons ATGTTTTCATCCAACTGGGCCAAGGAGAATGGGGGTCCCACACCCAAAAGAATGAAGACTCGACAGAACAAAGACTCG ATGTCAATGCGGAGTGGACGGAAGAAGGAGACTCCCGGACCCCGAGAGGAGCTCAGGTCACGGGGCCGAGCCTCCCCAGGTGGCATCAGCACTTCTAGCAGTGATGGCAAAACTGAGAAATCCCGGCAAACCAATAAG AAAGGACGGGTGGAGGAGTCCTGTACCCCCAAGGGTAACAAGCAGGGCCGGATGGAGGAGATTTCAGAGAGTGAAGGGGAGGACAGCAATGCCCCCAAGAAAACCAAAACTGAG gAGCTACCATGTCCCCAGTCTCCCTCGGATGTTGACAGCCTTGATGGTCACAGCTTCAATGATGAGATGAGCAGTGACCCACGGGACATTGACCAGGATAACCGGAGCACCTCACCCAGTGTCTACAGCCCAGGCAGTGTGGAGAATGACTCAGACTCGTCCTCTGTGCTGTCCCAAGGGCCATCCCACTCCTACCATCATCCCTCACTGTTCCCCCAGagtcccccacctgcccctccaATTGACAGCCTAGCCCGTCCACTCGAGCCAGGTTTCAGCCTAGCAGGCGAGGTCCACCCTCAGGCCCCTGCAGGTGGATACCACTCTCAACTTGAGACTCAGGCATCGAGGATTTTCCAGGCCCAGGCACCACCAGTGcctgcctcctcttcctcttcctctgctaCACATGCTCCTCTTTATCCCACTGCCAGTGTGGTCCAGGGGGGGCCCAAAGCCACTACTGGAGGGGGGGGCCTCCCAGTGCCAGGAGGGCGTGAACAGACCCTTGGTGCCAAGCACAACCCACCACCCACTACTCCCATCTCCCTGGCCTCTGTGGCAGGGGGGCTACCccctcagaagacttccccaggcAACCCCCTGGTAGCACCCCCAGCTtctgccccttccttcccccatgtcACAGCCAAcctgcctcccccaccagccctgcgCCCACTGAATAATGCGTCCACCAACTCCAACTCGCCTGGGATGGTGGGGCAGGCATTGAGTGGGCACCTCCCATCGCCCCACGGGATGGGGCAGGACAAggcacctgccccacccccctcacgTTACCCCtatgccccccctccacccagctCTTCTGCTCAGTaccctccacctccccctgcccaggccctgcccagctACAGTGCCTCCTATGCCCACTCTTTCCCCCCACCTAGTGGCCTCtccatctccagccagccccccaagtacacccagccctctctgccctcccagcctGTGTGGAGCCAGGGTCCACCACCCTATGGCCGCCCCCTGGGCAACACCAGCtcccaccccactgcctccttccctggcCAGCCCTCCCAGCAGCCACcacagcagcaccaccaccatgGCCATGGCACTGGAGGGGGGGTCTCCCCAGCCacagcagctcctccccagccACCTGGAGGTTACCCCCACCCCTTGGAGTCAGGCACTCATCACCCTTCACATGTTGCCTATGGGCTACGTCTCTACCCACCCCACAGCCAGGCCTCATACAGCCAGGCTCCTtcagcctcctcttcctcctcttcctcctcctcctcctcctcctcctcttcccagggGACATACCCAGGTGTCTGCGCTCATCCCCAAGGGCAGAGTCCTGCTGCCTACGCCTTCCCTCCACCACCTCCACCCTCACCTGCGCATGGAGCTGGCCCACCAGTCACCTCTGCCTCTGTCACCCTCTCCACTGTCATAGCCACCATGgcctcctcctcagccccctaCAAGACGGTgtcaccccctgctcctccctccactGTGGCCCCCTATGGGAAGCGGGCAGGCTCACCTGCCCCCACAttccagcccccagctccctaTAAGCCAGGCTCacccccttcttcctcctcttcatcgTTCCGTGCAGCCACGCCCCCCGGGTACAGAATGACCTCTTCTCCAGCCGCTGGCAGCTACAAGGCCCCTTCACCTGCTCCCACTGCCCCCCCATTGCCTGGCGGCatggcagcccctgctccccacctaCCACCACTACCACTGAGCGCTGCACAGATCAAGCAAGAGCCGTCAGAGGAGTACGAGCCCCCGGAGAGCCCAATGCCGCTGGCTCGGAGTCCCTCACCAGCCCCCAAAGTGGTGGACGTACCAAGTCATGCCAGCCAGTCAGCCAG GTTCAACAAACACCTAGATCGTGGCTTCAACTCCTGCTCCCGTACAGACCTTTACTTCGTGCCCCTGGATGGCTCCAAGCTCGCCAAGAAACGGGCAGATCTAGTAGAGAAGGTCCGCAGGGAGGCTGAACAGAAGGCCCGGGAGGAGAAGGAGCGGGAGAGGGAgcgggagagggagaaggagagagagagagaaaaggagagagaattgGAGAGAAGTGTG AAAATGGCTCAGGAGGGCCGGCCAGTGGAGTGTTCATCTCTCGGCCCTGTCGCTCACCGTCCATCCTTTGAGCAAGGCAGTGCCGTGGCTACCGTCCCGCCGTACCTGGGCCCCGACACTCCAGCTTTGCGCACGCTCAGCGAGTATGCCCGGCCCCATGTCATGTCCCCCAGCAACCGCAATCACCCCTTCTATGTGCCGCTGGGTGCTGTTGACCCCGGTCTGCTGGGCTATAATGTGCCAGCCATCTACAGCAGTGATCCAGCCACACGGGAACGGGAGCTGAGGGAACGGGAGGCCCGGGAACGAGACCTGAGGGACCGGGACCTGCGGGAGCGTCTCAAGCCTGGTTTTGAAGTCAAGCCAGCTGAGTTGGAGCAGCTCCATGCTGTGCCTGCTGCTGCCATGGATCCTTTCCCGCGCCATGGAGGGCTGGCTCTGCAAGCAGCCCCTGGCCTGCACCCTGCTTTCCCCTTCCACCCAGGGCTGGGCCACCTGGAGCGGGAGCGGCTGGCACTCGCCACCGGCCCAGCCTTGCGTCCCGATATGTCATATGCTGAGCGACTGGCGGCTGAGCGGCAACATGCAGAGCGGGTAGCTGCCCTGAGCAATGACCCCCTGGCCCGACTGCAGATGCTCAATGTGACGCCCCATCATCACCAGCACTCACACATCCACTCCCATCTCCATCTGCACCAACAGGATGCCATTCATGCAG